The following are encoded in a window of Halorarum salinum genomic DNA:
- a CDS encoding radical SAM protein, whose amino-acid sequence MISKGCEQCAMGGKLVLFVYGYCDQRDCFYCPLGENRKNVNTVYANEREVTRDEDVLEEARRMDALGTSITGGEPQEALDRTCRYLSLLKEEFGEDHHTHLYTGITGGRENMRRLSEAGLDEIRFHPPYELWGEMHGTEWEDILYVAREEGLTPAFEIPGIRAEEEFLEFLDEGAAEFCNVNEFEMSQGNYRRMQEEGFELQEGHMSAVEGSKAEILEAMGDHERVYFCTSVFKDAAQHRNRLKRMAENVRRPFDDVTDDGTLVYGKTYDDPSALEALGVPEEFYAVKTDHVEVAWWLLEEMVEEGDLEEGELVEQYPTYDGTVVERTPLA is encoded by the coding sequence ATGATCTCGAAGGGCTGTGAACAGTGCGCGATGGGGGGGAAGCTGGTCCTCTTCGTCTACGGCTACTGTGACCAGCGCGACTGCTTCTACTGCCCGCTCGGCGAGAACAGGAAGAACGTGAACACGGTGTACGCCAACGAGCGCGAGGTCACCCGCGACGAGGACGTGCTCGAGGAGGCACGCCGGATGGACGCGCTGGGCACCTCCATCACCGGCGGCGAGCCCCAGGAGGCGCTCGACCGGACGTGCCGCTACCTCTCGCTCCTGAAGGAGGAGTTCGGCGAGGACCACCACACGCACCTCTACACCGGCATCACGGGCGGCCGCGAGAACATGCGGCGGCTCTCCGAGGCGGGTCTCGACGAGATTCGTTTCCACCCGCCGTACGAGCTCTGGGGCGAGATGCACGGCACCGAGTGGGAGGATATACTGTACGTCGCGCGCGAGGAGGGACTGACGCCGGCGTTCGAGATCCCCGGCATCCGCGCGGAGGAGGAGTTCCTCGAGTTCCTCGACGAGGGCGCCGCCGAGTTCTGCAACGTCAACGAGTTCGAGATGAGCCAGGGGAACTACCGCCGGATGCAGGAAGAGGGGTTCGAACTCCAGGAGGGCCACATGTCGGCGGTCGAGGGCTCCAAGGCCGAGATCCTCGAGGCGATGGGCGACCACGAGCGCGTCTACTTCTGTACGAGCGTGTTCAAGGACGCCGCCCAGCACCGGAACCGCCTGAAGCGGATGGCCGAGAACGTCCGCCGGCCCTTCGACGACGTGACCGACGACGGCACGCTGGTGTACGGGAAGACGTACGACGACCCGTCGGCACTCGAGGCGCTCGGCGTCCCCGAGGAGTTCTACGCGGTGAAGACGGACCACGTCGAGGTCGCGTGGTGGCTGCTGGAGGAGATGGTCGAGGAGGGCGACCTCGAGGAGGGGGAACTCGTCGAGCAGTACCCGACCTACGACGGGACGGTCGTGGAGCGGACGCCGCTGGCGTGA
- a CDS encoding DUF6517 family protein, whose product MDSRRTFLRAVGAIGLAGASAGCIGVITGEEPAGFSAGVATVPSATLEETGYEPVGVEDVEVERTFSVAGQERRVVVTNRLAQYDKAVELPTGDSYQGALFAALTTPAVEVFGRTMNPVAELGSGELARRALGEFEGFGDLREDGTETATVLGSETEVGLFLTDAEIAAGVTAEVRIHVAEAVRAGEDFVVAIGAYPTLLSGEDDHVRTMMGDVEHADD is encoded by the coding sequence ATGGACAGCAGACGAACGTTCCTACGGGCGGTCGGCGCGATCGGCCTCGCGGGCGCGAGCGCTGGCTGTATCGGAGTCATCACGGGGGAGGAGCCGGCGGGGTTCTCCGCCGGAGTCGCGACGGTCCCCTCGGCGACGCTCGAGGAGACCGGGTACGAACCGGTCGGGGTAGAGGACGTCGAGGTCGAACGGACGTTCTCGGTCGCCGGCCAGGAGCGGCGGGTCGTGGTCACCAACCGACTGGCACAGTACGACAAGGCGGTCGAACTCCCGACGGGCGACAGCTACCAGGGGGCGCTGTTCGCCGCCCTGACGACGCCGGCCGTCGAGGTGTTCGGTCGGACGATGAACCCGGTCGCCGAACTCGGGTCCGGCGAACTCGCCCGCCGCGCGCTCGGGGAGTTCGAGGGGTTCGGCGACCTCCGGGAGGACGGGACCGAGACGGCGACGGTGCTCGGCAGCGAGACGGAGGTCGGCCTCTTCCTCACGGACGCCGAGATCGCCGCGGGCGTGACGGCGGAGGTCCGCATCCACGTCGCGGAGGCGGTCCGCGCTGGCGAGGACTTCGTCGTCGCGATCGGCGCGTACCCGACGTTGCTGTCCGGGGAGGACGACCACGTCCGGACGATGATGGGCGACGTCGAGCACGCCGACGACTGA
- a CDS encoding DUF373 family protein: MLLVLPVDLDDDLGRKTGRSTPVIGRDDVEAAAVALATADPEDSDVNVLFQAVHTYDELVADETIEEEVAVAAVTGVEGSDVQANRAVGEEVDTVLAALSTGEDVRAIVITDGAQDESVLPVIRSRVPLDGVRRVVVRQAQDLESMYYTMKQVLSDPETRGTVLVPLGVLLLVYPFSVVAGMLDIPGAMVLGLVSAMLGLYTLFRGLGLERAVDSAAERTRNVLYAGRVTIITYVVALALLVVGGVQGVDTLGAVEDATGPLPVEAQLAVFVHAAVQWAAAAGVTSSMGQVTDEYLSDRFRWRYLNAPFYVVSIAIVLYGLSGYFVPLDAGDVLTRLTLGELALALTIGTLLGVLSTLTFAVAESYTERNPRPA, encoded by the coding sequence ATGCTGTTGGTCCTCCCCGTCGACCTCGACGACGACCTCGGTCGCAAGACCGGGCGCTCTACCCCCGTCATCGGACGGGACGACGTCGAGGCGGCCGCCGTCGCGCTGGCGACGGCGGATCCGGAGGACTCGGACGTGAACGTGCTCTTCCAGGCGGTCCACACCTACGACGAGCTCGTCGCCGACGAGACCATCGAGGAGGAGGTCGCCGTCGCGGCCGTCACGGGCGTCGAGGGGAGCGACGTGCAGGCGAACCGGGCGGTGGGGGAGGAGGTGGACACCGTCCTCGCGGCGCTCTCGACCGGCGAGGACGTCCGCGCGATCGTCATCACCGACGGCGCCCAGGACGAGTCGGTGCTGCCGGTCATCCGCTCGCGGGTCCCGCTCGACGGCGTCCGCAGGGTCGTCGTCCGGCAGGCCCAGGACCTCGAGTCGATGTACTACACGATGAAGCAGGTGCTCTCGGACCCGGAGACCCGCGGGACGGTGCTCGTCCCGCTCGGGGTGCTGCTGCTCGTCTACCCGTTCTCGGTCGTCGCGGGCATGCTCGACATCCCCGGCGCGATGGTGCTGGGGCTCGTCTCGGCCATGCTCGGCCTCTACACCCTGTTCCGGGGGCTGGGACTGGAGCGGGCCGTCGACTCGGCGGCCGAACGGACCCGAAACGTCCTGTACGCGGGCCGGGTGACCATCATCACCTACGTCGTCGCGCTGGCGCTGCTCGTCGTCGGGGGCGTGCAGGGCGTCGACACGCTCGGGGCGGTCGAGGACGCGACCGGGCCGCTCCCCGTCGAGGCCCAGCTGGCGGTGTTCGTCCACGCAGCCGTCCAGTGGGCCGCCGCGGCCGGAGTCACCTCCTCGATGGGCCAGGTGACCGACGAGTACCTGAGCGACCGCTTCCGGTGGCGCTACCTGAACGCGCCGTTCTACGTCGTCTCCATCGCCATCGTGCTGTACGGGCTCTCGGGCTACTTCGTCCCCCTCGACGCCGGCGACGTCCTGACGCGGCTCACGCTCGGCGAACTCGCGCTCGCGCTGACGATCGGCACCCTGCTCGGCGTCCTCTCCACGCTCACGTTCGCGGTCGCGGAGTCGTACACCGAACGGAACCCCCGGCCGGCATAG
- a CDS encoding 30S ribosomal protein S27e, whose product MAGNFFRVRCPDCDNEQVVFGKASTTVNCAVCGTTLATPTGGDATFSGEVLETVEQRA is encoded by the coding sequence ATGGCAGGGAACTTCTTCCGCGTCCGGTGCCCGGACTGTGACAACGAACAGGTCGTCTTCGGCAAGGCGTCGACGACCGTGAACTGCGCCGTCTGCGGGACGACGCTCGCCACGCCGACCGGCGGCGACGCCACGTTCTCGGGCGAGGTCCTCGAGACGGTCGAGCAGCGGGCCTGA
- a CDS encoding geranylgeranyl reductase family protein: protein MSAASHSYDIVVVGGGTAGAFAAATAADEGLDAVIVERKSEAEAGNIACGDAIKGKSTFPDVVDLEYLKDESFTNRSIRRAIFENPLTGETLDVPFGESGAVIDRKRYGEIILEEAERIGADIHYDTVVQDVTQDDDGTVTGVRAKRKGDVVQYDADLTVDAAGALSILQDKGDFGDATFDTNVSYSQFCSAYREVVEVPEPVDYDDAIVFKPTEELGYLWYFPRTSTEINAGLGFQMTEPPMKLVEVLKEDLRSRAEFAGATVKNKLGAALPTRRPYDSAVANGFLAVGDSAGHVNPTTGGGIPGAAKSAHWAVKRAAEAISEGDTSEEALWGYNRDVLTDFGKRFAAVDLYNVWGTAHDVEELTGIVSSIPGQQLVDAMSKGEASMGLGLKLKTAYRTFGHWDALYELWQVRSKAGELKDHYDEYPEHPDGFEAWREARDAIMDEVYEISGAEPKY from the coding sequence ATGTCTGCGGCATCGCACTCGTATGATATCGTCGTCGTCGGCGGCGGCACGGCGGGGGCTTTCGCCGCGGCGACGGCCGCCGACGAGGGCCTCGACGCGGTCATCGTCGAACGGAAGTCGGAGGCGGAGGCGGGCAACATCGCCTGCGGGGACGCCATCAAGGGGAAGTCGACGTTCCCGGACGTCGTCGACCTCGAGTACCTCAAGGACGAGTCGTTCACCAACCGGAGCATCCGGCGGGCGATCTTCGAGAACCCCCTCACCGGCGAGACCCTCGACGTGCCGTTCGGCGAGTCCGGCGCCGTGATCGACCGGAAGCGGTACGGCGAGATCATCCTCGAGGAGGCCGAACGCATCGGCGCCGACATCCACTACGACACGGTGGTCCAGGACGTGACCCAGGACGACGACGGCACCGTCACCGGCGTCCGCGCCAAGCGGAAGGGCGACGTCGTCCAGTACGACGCCGACCTCACCGTCGACGCCGCCGGCGCGCTCTCGATCCTCCAGGACAAGGGCGACTTCGGCGACGCCACCTTCGACACGAACGTCTCCTACTCGCAGTTCTGCTCCGCCTACCGCGAGGTCGTCGAGGTTCCCGAACCCGTCGACTACGACGACGCCATCGTGTTCAAGCCGACCGAGGAGCTTGGCTATCTCTGGTACTTCCCGCGCACGAGCACCGAGATCAACGCCGGCCTCGGCTTCCAGATGACCGAGCCCCCGATGAAGCTCGTCGAGGTCCTCAAGGAGGACCTCCGAAGTCGCGCGGAGTTCGCCGGCGCGACGGTGAAGAACAAGCTCGGCGCCGCGCTCCCCACCCGCCGCCCGTACGACTCCGCGGTCGCGAACGGCTTCCTCGCGGTCGGCGACTCCGCGGGCCACGTCAACCCCACCACCGGCGGCGGCATCCCCGGCGCCGCGAAGTCCGCCCACTGGGCGGTGAAGCGCGCCGCGGAGGCCATCTCGGAGGGCGACACCTCCGAGGAGGCGCTGTGGGGGTACAACCGCGACGTGCTCACCGACTTCGGGAAGCGCTTCGCCGCGGTGGACCTGTACAACGTGTGGGGCACCGCCCACGACGTGGAGGAGCTGACGGGCATCGTGAGCTCCATCCCGGGCCAGCAGCTCGTCGACGCGATGAGCAAGGGCGAGGCCTCGATGGGGCTCGGCCTGAAGCTGAAGACCGCGTACAGGACGTTCGGCCACTGGGACGCGCTGTACGAACTGTGGCAGGTCCGCAGCAAGGCGGGCGAACTGAAGGACCACTACGACGAGTACCCCGAACACCCGGACGGCTTCGAGGCGTGGCGCGAGGCGCGCGACGCCATCATGGACGAGGTGTACGAGATCTCGGGCGCCGAGCCCAAGTACTGA
- a CDS encoding YihY/virulence factor BrkB family protein — MDRPRGPAETLRAMVAVGREEHVGASAASLGYYAFNALLPLLLLVVATFSAVGAPEGLPAFLEQVAGVSPERLRSLLERLGGDAPGRARAVALALLITGWSGLRMFRALDGHFAALYGERKGRSAANRLLDSALVLATVSVGLAGLALGGAALAVVVSGVIWVLLGPALLFAGLVCLFVPMYYLLAVDTTVRQVLPGAAFAAGLWTVSMLGFRLYFAASESVELYGLAGAVLLVLTWLYVAALALLLGVVLNALLAGRVDPDRDWLPYSDAE; from the coding sequence ATGGACCGGCCACGCGGACCCGCGGAGACGCTCCGGGCGATGGTGGCCGTCGGAAGGGAGGAGCACGTCGGCGCGAGCGCCGCGAGCCTCGGCTACTACGCGTTCAACGCGCTGCTCCCCCTGCTCTTGCTGGTGGTCGCGACGTTCTCGGCTGTGGGGGCGCCGGAGGGGCTCCCGGCGTTCCTCGAGCAGGTCGCCGGAGTGAGCCCCGAGCGCCTCCGGTCGCTCCTCGAGCGACTCGGCGGAGACGCGCCGGGTCGCGCCCGTGCGGTGGCGCTGGCGCTTCTCATCACCGGCTGGAGCGGCCTGCGGATGTTCCGCGCGCTCGACGGTCACTTCGCCGCGCTGTACGGCGAGCGGAAGGGCCGGTCGGCCGCGAACCGCCTCCTTGACAGCGCCCTCGTGCTGGCGACCGTCTCGGTCGGACTCGCCGGCCTGGCTCTCGGCGGGGCCGCGCTCGCAGTCGTCGTCTCCGGCGTCATCTGGGTGCTGCTCGGGCCGGCGCTCCTCTTCGCGGGGCTCGTCTGCCTGTTCGTCCCGATGTACTACCTCCTCGCCGTCGACACGACGGTCCGGCAGGTGCTCCCGGGGGCGGCGTTCGCGGCGGGGCTGTGGACGGTCTCGATGCTCGGGTTCCGGCTCTACTTCGCCGCCTCCGAGAGCGTCGAACTGTACGGGCTCGCCGGCGCCGTCCTGCTCGTGCTCACGTGGCTGTACGTCGCCGCGCTCGCGCTGCTCCTCGGCGTCGTCCTCAACGCGCTGCTCGCGGGACGCGTCGACCCGGACCGCGACTGGCTCCCGTACTCGGACGCGGAGTGA
- a CDS encoding molybdopterin-dependent oxidoreductase: MSSQDPGPTEHSPTEQLPGVPEIDDPRPTTPLAEDFRTGTANDPDVGVEGDGMSTVTVDGAPVAVPPGATLLDAVEAVEADADVPALCYYGRDTEQSDDIGPRGACRTCMVETDEHGLVPACSFPAEDGLDVSTGATDAAEARDVNLDLVLGNHNLRCTTCGQNGRCELQDVSIEHGVNQPRYGVFDERDEYAPIDATSVIQIDRNKCILCNRCVEACNDVQVAGVLRMSGKGDDLHVDFQKPEADTMEDSTCISCGHCVTVCPTGSLVEDGLVDATTIPLPGFTQKVSIGTVREGRPVETADTAEAPNREVADVGGGRPDPGARTDGDLSGVAQFMAKARRNASGLAGRATDDALATVEHAAERVAEESLTIGQLFDAARVVSTARKRELTVADTTCTYCGVGCRFELYGRGEEILGVRPADPDRTPANDFSTCVKGKFGYDYVGSDERLTTPLVREDGEFREASWDEALDLVAERLTEVREEHGADSLAVTSSSKSTNEANFLAQKFARQVLGTPHVDNCTRLCHSSTVAALKQTVGYGAMTNRINEDVGETDCYLITGSNTTESHPVLATRIVQNVRDGADLFVFDPRKMTVADHADQYTRTRPGTDIAWLNGMMRHIVEEDLYDEAFVEERTRQFDDLVETVEPYTPDLVEEVSGVPPADLERAAETIARSETCVYGWAMGLTQHSHGTRNALAIANLALLCGHVGKPRSGLSPFRGQNNVQGGGGDMGPIPNNLPGYQPVDDEDVLDRFEASWGVRPPDRVGLRITDMFSAVPGVEETVSGRSEADAYGGDEPGTDEEDRGTEDPGADEGYTPENTDVRGMYIVGENPALSEPDVQHAEEALEALDLLVVQELFMTETAEHADVVLPAASMAEKYGTVTNTERRIQLVRPAAESPGEARTDVAILQDLAGRLGFDWGYGSPDDVMDEINELTPIYGGVTHERLEERGEGLQWPCWDEDHPGTPYLYEDEFNFDDGLARFVPSELPDELYPLATEEYPFTLTTGRVLYHWHTGSMTRRGTASMKQVPESFVTIHPEAAERLGVVDDEYVSVESRQGEVVVRANVEETSGPDVLFIPMHFVHGAVNRLTKEELDPLSKIPEYKVTNVRVRPLGREPEAEPSGPEDLADDDSEALAGED; encoded by the coding sequence GTGAGCAGCCAGGACCCCGGACCGACCGAGCACAGCCCCACCGAGCAGCTCCCCGGCGTCCCCGAGATCGACGACCCGCGGCCGACGACGCCGCTGGCCGAGGACTTCCGCACGGGAACGGCGAACGACCCCGACGTCGGCGTCGAGGGCGACGGGATGAGCACGGTGACCGTCGACGGGGCCCCCGTCGCCGTCCCCCCGGGAGCGACGCTCCTCGACGCCGTCGAGGCGGTCGAGGCCGACGCCGACGTGCCGGCGCTGTGCTACTACGGCCGCGACACCGAGCAGTCCGACGACATCGGGCCGCGGGGCGCCTGCCGCACGTGCATGGTCGAGACCGACGAGCACGGCCTCGTTCCGGCGTGTAGCTTCCCGGCCGAGGACGGCCTCGACGTCTCGACGGGCGCGACCGACGCGGCGGAGGCCCGCGACGTCAACCTCGACCTCGTGCTCGGAAACCACAACCTGCGGTGCACGACGTGCGGACAGAACGGCCGCTGTGAGCTCCAGGACGTCTCCATCGAGCACGGCGTGAACCAGCCACGGTACGGCGTGTTCGACGAGCGCGACGAGTACGCGCCGATCGACGCCACGTCGGTCATCCAGATCGACCGCAACAAGTGCATCCTCTGTAACCGCTGCGTCGAGGCCTGCAACGACGTCCAGGTCGCGGGCGTCCTCCGGATGTCCGGCAAGGGCGACGACCTCCACGTCGACTTCCAGAAGCCCGAAGCGGACACGATGGAGGACTCGACGTGCATCTCCTGCGGGCACTGCGTCACCGTCTGCCCGACGGGGTCGCTCGTCGAGGACGGCCTCGTGGACGCGACGACCATCCCCCTCCCCGGGTTCACCCAGAAGGTCTCCATCGGGACGGTCCGGGAGGGGAGACCCGTCGAGACGGCCGACACCGCCGAGGCGCCGAACCGCGAGGTCGCCGACGTCGGGGGCGGCCGACCCGACCCCGGCGCGCGGACCGACGGCGACCTCTCGGGCGTCGCGCAGTTCATGGCGAAGGCCAGGCGGAACGCGTCGGGGCTGGCCGGCCGGGCGACCGACGACGCGCTCGCCACGGTCGAGCACGCGGCCGAACGGGTCGCCGAGGAGTCGTTGACGATCGGTCAGCTCTTCGACGCCGCGCGCGTCGTCAGCACCGCCCGGAAGCGCGAGCTCACCGTGGCCGACACGACCTGCACTTACTGCGGCGTCGGCTGCCGGTTCGAACTGTACGGCAGGGGCGAGGAGATCCTGGGCGTCCGCCCGGCCGACCCCGATCGGACGCCGGCCAACGACTTCTCGACCTGCGTGAAGGGGAAGTTCGGCTACGACTACGTCGGCTCCGACGAGCGGCTAACGACGCCGCTCGTCAGGGAGGACGGGGAGTTCCGCGAGGCGTCGTGGGACGAGGCGCTGGACCTCGTCGCCGAGCGCCTGACCGAGGTCCGCGAGGAGCACGGCGCGGACTCGCTGGCGGTGACCTCCTCCTCGAAGAGCACGAACGAGGCGAACTTCCTCGCCCAGAAGTTCGCCCGGCAGGTGCTGGGGACGCCACACGTCGACAACTGCACGCGCCTCTGTCACTCGTCGACGGTCGCCGCGCTCAAGCAGACGGTCGGCTACGGCGCGATGACCAACCGCATCAACGAGGACGTCGGCGAGACGGATTGCTATCTCATCACGGGGTCGAACACGACAGAGAGCCACCCGGTGCTGGCGACGCGCATCGTCCAGAACGTCCGCGACGGCGCGGACCTGTTCGTGTTCGACCCGCGGAAGATGACCGTCGCGGACCACGCCGACCAGTACACCCGGACCAGGCCCGGCACGGACATCGCCTGGCTCAACGGGATGATGCGCCACATCGTCGAGGAGGACCTGTACGACGAGGCGTTCGTCGAGGAGCGGACCAGGCAGTTCGACGACCTCGTCGAGACGGTCGAGCCGTACACGCCCGACCTGGTCGAGGAGGTGTCGGGCGTCCCGCCGGCGGACCTCGAGCGCGCGGCCGAGACGATCGCCCGGTCGGAGACCTGCGTCTACGGCTGGGCGATGGGGCTCACCCAGCACTCCCACGGGACGCGCAACGCGCTCGCGATCGCGAACCTGGCGCTGCTGTGCGGACACGTCGGCAAGCCCCGCTCCGGGCTGTCCCCGTTCCGGGGGCAGAACAACGTCCAGGGCGGCGGCGGCGACATGGGACCGATCCCCAACAACCTCCCCGGCTACCAGCCCGTCGACGACGAGGACGTACTGGACAGGTTCGAGGCGTCGTGGGGCGTCAGGCCGCCGGACCGGGTGGGGCTGCGGATCACCGACATGTTCAGCGCCGTTCCGGGCGTCGAGGAGACCGTCTCCGGCAGGTCGGAGGCCGACGCGTACGGCGGCGACGAGCCCGGGACCGACGAGGAGGACCGGGGGACCGAGGACCCGGGCGCCGACGAGGGGTACACCCCCGAGAACACCGACGTTCGGGGGATGTACATCGTCGGCGAGAACCCCGCGCTCTCGGAACCGGACGTCCAGCACGCCGAGGAGGCGCTGGAGGCGCTCGACCTCCTCGTCGTCCAGGAGCTGTTCATGACCGAGACGGCCGAGCACGCCGACGTGGTGCTGCCGGCGGCGTCGATGGCGGAGAAGTACGGCACCGTCACGAACACCGAACGGCGGATCCAGCTCGTCCGGCCGGCGGCGGAGTCGCCCGGCGAGGCCCGCACGGACGTCGCCATCCTGCAGGACCTCGCCGGACGGCTGGGGTTCGACTGGGGGTACGGGAGCCCCGACGACGTGATGGACGAGATCAACGAGCTCACCCCCATCTACGGCGGCGTCACCCACGAACGGCTCGAGGAGAGGGGCGAGGGGCTCCAGTGGCCGTGCTGGGACGAGGACCACCCCGGGACGCCGTACCTCTACGAGGACGAGTTCAACTTCGACGACGGGCTGGCGCGGTTCGTCCCCTCGGAGCTACCCGACGAACTGTACCCGCTCGCGACCGAGGAGTACCCGTTCACGCTCACCACCGGGCGGGTGCTCTACCACTGGCACACCGGGTCGATGACGCGCCGCGGCACGGCGTCGATGAAGCAGGTCCCCGAGAGCTTCGTCACGATCCACCCGGAGGCGGCAGAGCGGCTCGGGGTCGTCGACGACGAGTACGTCAGCGTCGAGTCGCGGCAGGGCGAGGTCGTCGTGCGGGCGAACGTCGAGGAGACGTCGGGGCCGGACGTGCTGTTCATCCCGATGCACTTCGTCCACGGCGCCGTCAACAGGCTGACCAAGGAGGAGCTCGACCCGCTGAGCAAGATCCCGGAGTACAAGGTGACGAACGTCCGCGTCAGGCCGCTCGGGAGGGAGCCGGAAGCGGAGCCGTCGGGGCCCGAGGACCTGGCCGACGACGACTCCGAGGCGCTGGCGGGGGAGGACTGA
- a CDS encoding NADH-ubiquinone oxidoreductase-F iron-sulfur binding region domain-containing protein — MSYVNDTHVDGPVVRVTVGRGDPPSVAREPGEADASGEARPLERGRRVLQTARTAAETADVREVGSTGVRALEPLALVTIGGRTAYYPRPSAEQTRAFVERAESGDVGEDVGTWVVEHDPDVGTLPTPAEGPLGVGSRRVLGGCGWTDLGDGAHATTEAATLAREDPDAALERLSEAGLLGRGRGDASRDAPLVEDLRTVRETSGDPVVVVNANESDRRNGTDRTLLGGSPATVLDGTLAVAAIVGADPGDVVVYTNEDDDLVRSRSRRAAVAAVDALGGTTGAGDPDAPQVVAGPDEYIAGEFTMALEALEGNDRLEARLRPPGPARHGLYGRPTAVHTPRTLAQVREALLDPDAFDADDADPGTRLVTVTGDVETPATVELPTGSSLAAARDAVDSTGRFKMACVGGLFGGFTRTLDHPANALALENAGLGTGGVVELFDRDRCVVATAGERVRFASEENCGRCFPGREGSKQLLGLLREVYDGEYRDDMIRELTRVMDGSSLCDVGRSVGRCVGTALDGFETEFEAHAAGRCPSGACEVVQS; from the coding sequence GTGAGCTACGTTAACGACACTCACGTCGACGGGCCGGTCGTCCGCGTCACTGTCGGGCGAGGCGACCCCCCGAGCGTCGCCCGGGAACCGGGGGAGGCCGACGCAAGCGGCGAAGCGCGTCCGCTGGAACGGGGACGGAGGGTCCTCCAGACGGCCCGTACCGCGGCCGAAACGGCGGACGTCCGCGAGGTGGGTTCGACTGGCGTCCGCGCGCTCGAACCGCTCGCGCTCGTCACGATCGGCGGGCGGACGGCGTACTACCCGCGCCCCTCCGCCGAGCAGACGCGGGCGTTCGTCGAGCGGGCCGAGTCGGGGGACGTCGGGGAGGACGTCGGCACGTGGGTCGTCGAGCACGACCCCGACGTCGGGACGCTGCCCACGCCGGCGGAGGGGCCGCTCGGGGTCGGGTCGCGGCGCGTGCTCGGCGGGTGTGGCTGGACCGATTTAGGTGACGGCGCCCACGCGACGACGGAGGCCGCGACGCTCGCCCGCGAAGACCCGGATGCGGCGCTCGAACGGCTCTCGGAGGCCGGCCTGCTCGGGCGGGGTCGCGGCGACGCGAGCCGGGACGCCCCCCTCGTCGAGGACCTGCGTACCGTCCGCGAGACGTCGGGCGACCCGGTCGTGGTGGTGAACGCCAACGAGAGCGACCGCCGCAACGGGACCGACCGGACGCTGCTCGGCGGGTCGCCGGCGACGGTGCTCGACGGGACGCTCGCGGTCGCCGCGATCGTCGGCGCGGACCCGGGCGACGTCGTCGTGTACACGAACGAGGACGACGACCTCGTCCGCTCCAGGAGCCGCCGCGCGGCCGTCGCCGCCGTCGACGCGCTCGGCGGAACGACGGGTGCCGGCGACCCCGACGCCCCGCAGGTCGTCGCCGGCCCCGACGAGTACATCGCCGGGGAGTTCACCATGGCGCTCGAGGCGCTGGAGGGGAACGACCGGCTGGAGGCGCGCCTGCGCCCGCCCGGCCCCGCCCGACACGGCCTGTACGGGCGCCCGACCGCCGTGCACACGCCCCGGACGCTCGCGCAGGTTCGCGAGGCGCTGCTCGACCCCGACGCCTTCGACGCCGACGACGCCGACCCCGGGACCAGACTCGTCACCGTGACCGGCGACGTGGAGACGCCGGCGACCGTCGAGTTGCCGACCGGAAGTTCGCTGGCGGCCGCCCGCGACGCCGTCGACTCGACGGGACGGTTCAAGATGGCCTGCGTCGGCGGCCTGTTCGGCGGCTTCACCCGGACGCTCGACCACCCGGCGAACGCGCTGGCGCTGGAGAACGCCGGCCTCGGCACCGGCGGCGTCGTCGAACTGTTCGACCGTGACCGCTGCGTCGTCGCGACGGCCGGCGAGCGCGTCCGGTTCGCGAGCGAGGAGAACTGCGGCCGGTGTTTCCCCGGCCGCGAGGGGTCGAAACAGCTCCTCGGCCTCCTCCGGGAGGTGTACGACGGGGAGTACCGGGACGACATGATCCGGGAGCTCACGCGCGTGATGGACGGCTCCAGCCTCTGTGACGTCGGCCGGTCGGTCGGCCGGTGCGTCGGGACGGCGCTCGACGGGTTCGAGACGGAGTTCGAGGCCCACGCGGCCGGTCGCTGCCCGAGCGGCGCTTGCGAGGTGGTGCAGTCGTGA
- a CDS encoding 50S ribosomal protein L44e, with protein MEMPRRMNTYCPHCNGHHEVEVEKVRKGRETGMKWTDRQQARGTAVIGNAGKFSKVPGGDKPTKKTHLKYRCGNCGKAHMREGWRAGRLTFQE; from the coding sequence ATGGAGATGCCACGACGGATGAACACGTACTGTCCGCACTGTAACGGCCACCACGAGGTCGAAGTAGAGAAGGTCCGGAAGGGTCGCGAGACCGGCATGAAGTGGACCGACCGCCAGCAGGCACGCGGCACCGCGGTCATCGGGAACGCCGGCAAGTTCTCGAAGGTGCCGGGTGGCGACAAGCCGACCAAGAAGACCCACCTCAAGTACCGCTGCGGGAACTGCGGCAAGGCCCACATGCGCGAGGGCTGGCGCGCCGGCCGCCTCACCTTCCAGGAGTGA